One Porphyromonas pogonae genomic region harbors:
- a CDS encoding nucleotidyl transferase AbiEii/AbiGii toxin family protein, with the protein MEDRKTSIQNINQKLKVIAERIERTLKGGRVSHREDICKLLCEYRGKQVKIEVNQTKRGIICGEVVSKPLCKKAQEEFQLYCEANIVPYQQLYGGKVAAALSRQHPRDLFDIKYMDATLSDIKEGIIFSLLGSDRPISESIAPNLVDQRQALKNQFAGMTELEFTYSDFEQTRDELIHEINQFFSIDDKSFLLSFESGNPDWTLGYETFKDYPSVQWKLFNIEKLRKSNPRKFDMEIERLRLVLG; encoded by the coding sequence TTGGAAGATAGGAAAACAAGCATTCAGAACATCAATCAGAAGTTGAAAGTCATTGCTGAAAGAATAGAACGGACATTGAAAGGTGGGCGGGTTTCGCATCGAGAAGATATTTGTAAACTGCTGTGTGAATATCGTGGAAAACAGGTTAAAATTGAAGTTAATCAGACAAAACGAGGCATTATTTGTGGTGAGGTTGTTTCAAAGCCTTTGTGCAAGAAAGCCCAAGAGGAATTTCAGTTGTATTGTGAAGCCAATATAGTTCCATACCAACAATTATACGGTGGAAAAGTTGCTGCTGCATTATCACGTCAGCATCCGAGAGACTTATTTGACATCAAATATATGGACGCCACATTAAGCGACATAAAAGAAGGTATTATTTTCAGCCTTTTGGGTAGCGACCGTCCCATATCTGAATCTATTGCACCCAACTTGGTCGATCAACGACAAGCACTAAAAAACCAATTTGCAGGAATGACAGAATTGGAATTTACTTACAGCGATTTTGAGCAGACACGAGATGAATTAATTCATGAGATTAACCAATTTTTCTCTATCGATGACAAATCTTTCCTTCTTTCTTTTGAATCGGGTAATCCCGATTGGACATTGGGATACGAAACATTTAAAGACTATCCGTCAGTTCAATGGAAGTTGTTTAATATAGAGAAACTTAGGAAGTCAAATCCGCGAAAATTTGACATGGAAATTGAAAGGTTAAGATTAGTTCTTGGTTAA
- a CDS encoding MutS N-terminal domain-containing protein produces MAYNKRQTLIANTEAIRTLFRIEKEHRLPTTAEREILSRYNGFGGLKCVLNPTDTLADLNRWTESEKELFPLVAELKETIRQNTVNSQEFNLFWNSIKQSVLTSFYTDKRITDAIADVLDNAGIRIDKMLDPSAGMGVFIQSFARPYTQVTAFEKDKITGRILRALSSDRQNTDINIQGFEEIPAEKNGTFDLITSNIPFGNMVVYDRAYAKGKDPIKEVSTRAVHNYFFVKGLDTLREGGIMAFITSRGVLDSPKNEPIRRYLMENSRLISALRLPDKMFSENAGTDVGSDLIVLQKQTGKGIANKTEELFTQSFSVPKGDGFSIAFHHNALFEGDSDEVKSRLVATDKTMDTDPYGKPCWVYTHEKGIDGIADDLTRKLFVDVNNRLDKQLYRTGVASNEDIDIVQNIEERQSNEENLHLKEITSHISNPWLLSELERTQFQENKNISDLQEGDMLHIRFLGTETMAVYTENPPVTKTDTVRAVISADEKGENRGLITVPTSDILGVYAVSPAMEQNLAQQNEIDETVNPDQLPIEELQKLQKEILSKQEDKNILVLMRHGDYYESIGKVAETVSQVCDVPLETRVGTPYTSFHHYQLDQYLPLLVRSGNRVALVDRLEEPKQEVKKEVAEKETEKSEEQQAYNLVPKSIQKQLPGLYATDNELVGNRIAYARYFHPMSSYTAYLLEYDPKEKLGFGLTTMGYEWELGYMSIEEMQSVKVMGLGVERDIHFQPKALSQIEELKEYVGEDYTHAEDIQIIEPEPDKAEETSDEPIITETEKVETIPAPEEKAPDGVPVFTLFSQFENQSELEIRPDLEAPRKMNDQQVYFDADHHPIVSTSMDEDFGLFPPEEIAAWNREVEAFNQIEQQRKAEVKPTPNPVTPSVSNLSTSPTIKPKPKQLVRNRGSRAKKEALPKQPDLFSGMWNEPISKKKAEQPETKLKSLFDASSRPYLSAIGKHLRDGSVVVQGKQIGYLSGINSANPQFNPIDLPYAQLSKMSLYVDIRDTYHRLYDYEASKSVEDKEQRSRLNTLYDRFVSSYGHLNSRKNAELLRMDSGSSEIFFLERSLDEKYIKADIFDRPTAFAVGELESASDPMEALSASLNKFGDVNLPYICSLLPEKEESEILSELEGRIYYQPEENSYQIADKFIAGNVIEKADNLEQWILGNGENDAVKASLQALREAIPTPVPFADLDFNFGERWIPSGVYAKFVSELFDTDVTIHYNSSADEYTVKSDRKTPQIYHAFAVKGEFRTYDGINLTKHALHNTIPDISKSKMVIDPKTGEEKQIKVRDGETIQLANSKIEEIREHFTEWLSRQSDEFKNKLAERYNRLFNCFVRPEYDGSHQSFPGLDLKRLGISDLYKSQKDAVWMLKTNGGGICDHEVGAGKTLIMCCAAYEMKRLGLANKPMIIGLKANVYDIAETFSKAYPNARILYPGKNDFTAKNRVRIFNDIKNNDWDCVILTHEQFGMIPQALEIQQTILQQELDSVEENLEVLRQQGKEISRAMLRGLEKRKNNLEVKLSLIMDDIAERKDNVTDFKRMGIDHLFVDESHKFKNLTFTTRHDRVAGLGNPVGSQRALNMLFAIRTIQERSGKDLGATFLSGTTISNSLTELYSIFKHLRPQALEKQGIRTFDAWAAVFAEKSTDYEFSVTNEIIQKERFRTFIKVPELGAFYSEICDFRTAKDIGIDRPEKNEVLHNIPPTPEQEVFIQKLMEFAKTGDATILGREPLSEREEKAKMLIATDYARKMSLDMRMIDPSFSDHIDNKASHCAKLVNDYYQKYDAQKGTQFVFSDLGTYKPNEWNVYGEIKRKLTEDYGIPSSEIRFIQECKTENAKKAMIAAMNRGDIRVLFGSTEMLGTGVNAQKRAVAVHHLDTPWVPSALEQRDGRAIRRGNEVAKRFADNTVDVIIYAVERSLDSYKFNLLHNKQVFINQLKTNSLGSRRIDEGSMDEATGMNFSEYVAVLSGNTDLLEKAKLDKKVMALESERRNFQHERETAKSKLEGVNMSIEFHTKMINESNSDFETFKQKVKKNEDGTYQNPLRINGVPENADIKTVAVRLKEYEDKARTKGEHLPIGELYGFQVSVKSEASIKDSFDFVDNRFFVKGNGSIYYTYNNGHLANDPKLAWMNFINALEKIPRITESHTKELEQIRAKVPVYESVAATSWKKEGELKELKRQVAELDRNIALSLKKEDNSEVKQNTATSQQKENNSAERVVGVKVRV; encoded by the coding sequence ATGGCTTACAACAAAAGGCAGACCCTTATTGCCAATACCGAAGCGATACGAACCCTGTTTCGTATCGAAAAAGAGCATCGCTTACCCACAACTGCCGAACGTGAAATTTTATCCCGATACAACGGTTTCGGCGGACTAAAATGCGTGCTCAATCCTACCGATACATTAGCCGATTTGAACCGATGGACGGAATCCGAAAAAGAGCTTTTCCCGTTAGTGGCTGAACTCAAAGAGACTATCCGTCAAAACACAGTAAACAGTCAAGAGTTTAATCTTTTTTGGAACAGCATCAAACAGAGTGTTTTGACTTCGTTTTATACGGATAAGCGAATAACCGATGCCATTGCTGATGTTTTGGACAATGCCGGTATTCGCATTGACAAGATGCTTGACCCTTCCGCCGGAATGGGTGTATTCATACAATCTTTTGCCCGACCATATACGCAAGTAACCGCTTTCGAGAAAGATAAAATAACCGGACGCATCCTGAGAGCATTGTCGTCAGACAGACAAAATACGGATATAAATATTCAAGGGTTTGAAGAAATTCCTGCCGAAAAAAACGGCACGTTCGATTTGATTACGAGCAATATTCCATTTGGGAATATGGTGGTTTACGACCGAGCCTACGCCAAAGGCAAAGACCCGATTAAGGAGGTTTCTACGCGAGCCGTGCATAACTATTTTTTCGTGAAAGGATTGGATACGCTTCGAGAAGGCGGCATAATGGCTTTTATCACTTCAAGAGGCGTGTTGGACAGTCCCAAAAACGAACCAATCCGTCGTTATTTAATGGAAAACAGCCGACTTATTTCAGCACTTCGTCTGCCTGATAAGATGTTTAGCGAAAATGCCGGAACGGATGTCGGAAGTGATTTGATAGTATTACAAAAACAGACAGGAAAAGGTATTGCAAACAAAACGGAAGAACTTTTTACTCAATCTTTCAGCGTACCCAAAGGCGATGGTTTCAGTATCGCCTTTCATCATAACGCACTTTTCGAGGGAGATAGCGATGAAGTAAAAAGTCGTCTTGTCGCTACCGATAAAACGATGGATACCGACCCTTACGGCAAACCTTGTTGGGTTTATACCCACGAAAAAGGTATAGACGGCATTGCTGATGATTTGACAAGAAAGCTTTTTGTCGATGTAAATAACAGATTGGATAAACAACTCTATCGAACAGGTGTTGCGAGTAATGAAGATATTGATATAGTACAAAATATAGAAGAAAGGCAATCCAATGAAGAAAATTTGCATTTAAAAGAGATTACATCCCACATCAGCAATCCGTGGTTACTGTCGGAGTTGGAACGAACTCAATTTCAAGAAAACAAGAACATCTCAGATTTGCAAGAAGGCGATATGCTGCATATCCGTTTTTTAGGAACGGAAACAATGGCGGTTTACACCGAAAATCCGCCTGTCACGAAAACCGATACGGTTCGAGCGGTTATCAGTGCGGATGAAAAAGGCGAAAACAGAGGTTTAATTACTGTCCCGACAAGCGATATTTTAGGCGTGTATGCTGTAAGTCCCGCTATGGAACAAAATCTTGCACAGCAAAACGAAATCGACGAAACTGTTAATCCTGACCAATTGCCGATAGAAGAACTGCAAAAGTTGCAAAAAGAGATTTTATCTAAACAAGAGGATAAAAACATTTTGGTGTTGATGCGACACGGCGATTACTACGAAAGCATCGGGAAAGTAGCTGAAACGGTTTCACAAGTATGCGATGTCCCACTTGAAACACGAGTGGGAACACCTTACACAAGTTTTCATCATTACCAATTAGACCAATATCTTCCATTATTGGTGCGAAGCGGCAATCGTGTTGCACTCGTGGATAGATTGGAAGAACCCAAGCAGGAAGTAAAGAAAGAGGTTGCCGAAAAGGAAACCGAAAAATCGGAAGAGCAGCAAGCTTACAACCTTGTTCCCAAATCTATCCAAAAACAACTTCCCGGACTTTATGCTACCGACAATGAGTTGGTGGGTAACCGTATTGCTTACGCACGTTATTTTCATCCGATGAGTTCCTACACGGCGTATCTGTTGGAATACGACCCGAAAGAGAAATTGGGTTTTGGTCTTACCACGATGGGTTACGAGTGGGAGTTGGGTTATATGTCCATCGAGGAGATGCAGTCGGTAAAGGTGATGGGTTTGGGTGTCGAGCGAGATATTCACTTTCAGCCGAAAGCATTATCGCAAATCGAAGAGTTGAAAGAGTATGTCGGCGAAGATTATACACATGCCGAAGATATTCAAATTATAGAACCTGAACCTGACAAAGCGGAAGAAACATCCGATGAGCCAATAATTACGGAAACAGAAAAGGTTGAAACCATCCCTGCACCGGAAGAAAAAGCACCCGACGGAGTTCCCGTTTTTACACTTTTCTCGCAATTTGAAAACCAATCTGAGCTTGAAATACGTCCCGATTTGGAAGCACCGCGTAAAATGAACGACCAACAGGTCTATTTCGATGCAGACCATCATCCGATAGTTTCAACTTCAATGGATGAAGATTTCGGACTTTTCCCGCCGGAGGAGATAGCGGCATGGAATCGTGAAGTGGAAGCTTTTAATCAAATCGAGCAACAACGTAAAGCAGAAGTAAAGCCAACGCCAAACCCTGTAACACCATCTGTTTCCAATCTTTCAACAAGTCCGACAATAAAACCCAAACCGAAACAACTCGTTCGGAACAGAGGAAGTCGGGCAAAGAAAGAGGCATTGCCGAAGCAACCTGACCTGTTTTCCGGAATGTGGAATGAGCCGATTTCTAAAAAAAAAGCAGAGCAGCCGGAAACAAAACTCAAATCCCTTTTCGATGCATCGTCACGTCCTTATCTTTCCGCTATTGGTAAACATTTGCGGGACGGTTCGGTAGTTGTTCAAGGGAAACAAATCGGTTATTTGTCGGGTATAAACTCAGCCAATCCGCAGTTTAATCCCATTGACTTGCCATACGCTCAGCTCTCAAAAATGAGTTTGTATGTTGATATTCGGGATACTTACCATCGTCTTTACGATTACGAAGCGAGTAAATCGGTTGAGGACAAGGAGCAGCGAAGTCGCCTAAACACGCTTTACGACCGATTTGTGAGCAGTTACGGACATTTGAACAGTCGCAAGAATGCGGAACTGTTGCGAATGGATAGCGGCAGTAGCGAGATTTTCTTTTTGGAAAGAAGCCTTGACGAAAAATATATCAAAGCTGATATTTTCGATCGTCCTACTGCTTTTGCCGTCGGAGAATTGGAGAGTGCAAGCGACCCTATGGAAGCTCTTTCGGCATCGCTCAATAAGTTTGGCGATGTCAATCTGCCTTATATCTGTTCGCTTTTACCCGAAAAGGAAGAGAGCGAAATTCTTTCGGAATTGGAAGGTCGTATCTATTACCAACCCGAAGAGAACAGCTATCAGATTGCCGATAAATTTATCGCGGGAAATGTGATTGAAAAAGCCGATAATTTAGAGCAATGGATATTGGGAAACGGCGAAAATGATGCGGTAAAAGCAAGTTTGCAAGCTTTGCGGGAAGCCATACCTACGCCTGTTCCTTTTGCCGATTTGGATTTTAACTTTGGAGAGCGTTGGATACCGTCAGGTGTTTATGCCAAGTTCGTATCGGAATTGTTCGATACCGATGTAACGATACATTATAACTCGTCTGCTGACGAATATACCGTGAAATCGGACCGCAAAACACCGCAGATTTACCACGCTTTTGCCGTAAAGGGAGAGTTTCGCACCTACGACGGTATCAATCTGACCAAGCATGCTTTACACAACACAATTCCCGACATCAGTAAGTCAAAAATGGTTATCGACCCCAAAACGGGAGAAGAAAAACAAATAAAGGTGCGGGACGGCGAAACCATCCAATTGGCAAACAGTAAAATTGAAGAGATAAGGGAGCATTTTACGGAGTGGTTATCGCGACAATCCGATGAGTTTAAGAACAAGTTGGCGGAGCGTTATAATCGTCTGTTCAACTGTTTTGTTCGTCCTGAGTACGACGGTAGTCATCAAAGTTTTCCCGGATTGGACTTGAAACGATTGGGCATATCCGATCTGTATAAAAGTCAGAAAGATGCCGTATGGATGCTCAAAACTAACGGCGGCGGAATTTGCGACCACGAAGTGGGTGCGGGAAAAACTCTGATAATGTGTTGTGCAGCTTACGAGATGAAACGTTTGGGATTGGCAAACAAGCCGATGATTATCGGGCTAAAAGCCAATGTGTATGATATTGCCGAAACATTCAGTAAGGCTTATCCCAATGCACGTATTCTCTATCCGGGCAAGAACGATTTTACAGCCAAAAACCGTGTTCGCATATTCAACGACATCAAAAACAACGATTGGGATTGCGTAATTTTAACGCACGAGCAGTTTGGAATGATACCGCAAGCGTTGGAAATACAGCAAACCATTTTACAGCAGGAACTTGATTCCGTGGAAGAGAATTTGGAGGTTCTGCGTCAGCAGGGTAAAGAGATATCGAGAGCAATGCTCAGAGGTTTGGAAAAACGCAAAAACAACTTGGAAGTGAAACTGTCGCTTATCATGGACGATATTGCCGAGCGGAAAGATAATGTAACGGATTTTAAACGTATGGGCATAGATCATCTGTTTGTAGATGAAAGTCATAAATTCAAAAACCTTACTTTTACCACCCGACATGATCGTGTTGCGGGATTAGGAAATCCGGTAGGCAGTCAGCGTGCATTGAACATGTTATTTGCCATTCGCACCATACAGGAGCGTTCGGGAAAAGACCTTGGAGCGACCTTTCTGTCGGGTACTACTATCAGCAACTCGCTTACGGAACTTTACTCGATTTTTAAGCATTTGCGACCGCAAGCGTTGGAGAAACAGGGTATTCGCACTTTCGATGCGTGGGCAGCCGTTTTCGCCGAGAAAAGCACCGATTATGAGTTTTCCGTTACCAACGAGATTATTCAAAAAGAGCGTTTCCGCACCTTTATTAAAGTGCCTGAATTGGGAGCGTTTTACAGCGAGATTTGTGATTTTCGTACCGCCAAAGATATTGGCATAGACCGACCCGAAAAGAACGAAGTTTTGCATAACATTCCACCCACACCGGAACAAGAGGTTTTTATCCAAAAGTTGATGGAGTTTGCCAAAACGGGCGATGCCACGATTTTGGGACGTGAACCGTTATCGGAAAGAGAAGAAAAAGCCAAAATGCTTATCGCTACCGATTATGCACGTAAAATGAGTTTGGATATGCGAATGATTGACCCTTCATTTTCCGACCACATCGACAACAAAGCTTCACATTGTGCCAAGTTGGTAAACGATTATTATCAAAAATACGATGCTCAAAAGGGAACACAGTTTGTCTTTTCCGATTTGGGAACTTATAAGCCGAACGAGTGGAATGTTTATGGCGAAATAAAACGAAAACTGACGGAAGATTACGGTATCCCGAGCAGCGAAATACGTTTTATTCAAGAATGTAAAACGGAGAATGCCAAAAAAGCGATGATAGCTGCGATGAATAGAGGCGATATTCGGGTTCTGTTTGGTTCAACCGAAATGCTCGGTACGGGAGTGAATGCACAGAAACGTGCCGTTGCCGTGCACCACTTGGATACGCCGTGGGTGCCGAGTGCGTTGGAACAACGAGACGGTAGAGCGATAAGAAGAGGAAATGAAGTTGCCAAACGCTTTGCCGACAACACCGTAGATGTTATTATCTATGCGGTGGAACGTTCGTTGGATAGCTACAAGTTTAACTTGTTGCACAACAAACAGGTTTTTATCAATCAGCTTAAAACAAATTCGTTGGGCAGTCGCCGTATTGACGAAGGCAGTATGGATGAAGCTACCGGAATGAATTTCAGCGAATATGTGGCAGTGCTTTCGGGTAATACCGATCTGTTGGAAAAAGCGAAATTAGATAAAAAAGTAATGGCATTGGAGAGTGAACGCAGAAACTTCCAACATGAGCGGGAGACAGCCAAGTCTAAATTGGAAGGCGTGAATATGTCGATTGAGTTTCATACCAAGATGATAAACGAGAGTAATTCGGATTTTGAAACGTTTAAGCAGAAAGTAAAGAAAAACGAGGACGGCACCTATCAAAATCCGCTTCGAATAAACGGCGTACCGGAAAATGCCGATATAAAAACCGTTGCCGTAAGGCTGAAAGAGTACGAAGACAAAGCTCGTACCAAAGGAGAACATCTGCCTATCGGCGAGTTATACGGTTTTCAGGTTTCGGTCAAGAGCGAGGCTTCGATAAAAGATAGTTTCGATTTCGTGGATAATCGTTTTTTCGTGAAGGGGAACGGCAGCATCTACTACACATATAACAACGGTCATTTGGCAAACGACCCGAAATTGGCGTGGATGAACTTTATCAATGCCTTGGAGAAAATCCCGAGAATCACTGAAAGCCACACCAAAGAGTTGGAACAAATACGTGCCAAAGTTCCTGTGTATGAATCTGTTGCTGCTACTTCTTGGAAAAAAGAAGGTGAACTGAAAGAGCTGAAACGGCAAGTTGCCGAATTGGACAGAAATATCGCTCTTTCGCTGAAAAAAGAAGATAACAGCGAGGTAAAACAAAATACTGCCACATCTCAACAAAAAGAGAATAATTCGGCGGAGAGAGTGGTGGGTGTGAAAGTGAGGGTATGA